One Ranitomeya variabilis isolate aRanVar5 chromosome 4, aRanVar5.hap1, whole genome shotgun sequence genomic window, tttttaacttgcgtTAAAAAATCTGTTTCATATCTGTGCCAAAATCACATCAAATACGTGGGAGAACACATAAAAGAAAAGCAGCAAGCACACCATAATCAAAGAAGATTGTTATTGCGTCATGTGGtatggacacctgcagaaaaaaagcagcagagaGAATGCAATATTTGCGCTATGTATGAACATGGCCTCAgcattaggccgccgtcacactagcgagttttacggacgtaagagcgcataaaatacgtccgtaaaagacgcttaacaaacggcccaattattcccaatgggtcaggtcctatcagccgtataaaacgcatccgtaatatacgcctttctacggccgtacaaaatcgcagcatgctgcgtttgtcagcgtattgcacaaaaaatacgccaatgaaagtctatgggggcgagaaaaatacggattccacacggaccagcagtgtgacttgcgagaaatatgcagcggtgttagagaaaagctggtaattcaaatgccggcttctcatttctccttcccaaacccgacaggatatgagacatggtttacatacagtaaaccatctcatatccccttttttttttttttgcatattccacactactaatgttagtagtgtgtatgtgcaaaatttgggcgctgtagcttgtaaaataaagggttaaatcgcggaaaaaattggcgtgggctcccgcgcaattttctccgccagagtggtaaagccagtgactgagggcagatattaatagccaggagagggtccatggttattggcccccccctggctacaaacatctgcccccagccaccccagaaaaggcacatctggaagatgcgcctattctggcacttggccactctcttcccactcccgtgtagcggtgggatatggggtaatgaagggttaatgccaccttgctattgtaaggtgacattaagccagattaataatggagaggcgtcaattatgtcacctatccattattaatccaattgtctgaaagggttaaaaaacacacacacacgttattaaaaagtattttaatgaaataaacaaacatgttgttttagtattttattgctctctcaatccatccggaagaccctcgcttggcaaaataataaaccaacaatatacataccgtctgatgaactgtcaggtcccacgaagtaaatccatctgaaggggttaaatcattttacaggcaggagctgtgctaaagcactcgctcgtggctgtaaaaaccccgggtgctgaaaggaaagcagagtgatctgtacttacattgagttgcggtgaggcgccctctggtggatgttctcatgaactgcagccttggaaaagttcccacgctcgagttcatatgagttcatccagcagagggcgcctcaccgcgactcaatgtaagtacagatcacccagctttcctttcagtacccggggattacaggtacgagcgagtgctttagcacagctcctggctgtaaaatgatttaaccccttcagatggatttacttcgtgggacctgacagttcatccgaaggtatgtatattgttggtttattattttgccaagcgagggtcttccggatggattgagagagcaataaaatactaaaacaacctgtttgtttatttcgttaaaatactttgtaatgtgtgtgtgtgttttttaaccctttcagacaattggattaataatggataggtgacataattgacgcctctccattattaatctggcttaatgtcaccttacaatagcaaggtgacattaacccttcattaccccatatcccaccgctacacaggagtgggaagagagtggccaagtgccagaataggcgcatcttccagatgtgccttttctggggtggctgggggcagatgtttgtagccaggggggcaataaccatggaccctctctaggttattaatatctgccctcagtcactggctttaccactctggcggagaaaattgcgcgggagcccacgccaattttttccgcgatttaacccttaattttagcagctacagcacccaaattttgcacatacacactactaacattagtagtgtggaatatgcaaaaaaaaggggatatgagatggtttactgtatgtaaaccatgtctcatatcctgtcgggtttgggaaggagaaatgagaagccggcaattgatttaccggcttttcacatatatcgtgctgaattaaatataaatacagaatatatatatatatatatgtgtctcaatgacatatatatatatatatatatatatatatatatatatatatatatatatatatatatactgtatatatatactgtatatatgttttaccgaacatttgagcacataaatccattagatgtcggttttgcaagcctgcgagagaatatcgcagtacggatgccatacggattacatacggaggatgccatgcgcaaaatacgctgacacaccctgcctacggatgacatacggaccactattttgggaacatttctccgtattacggccgtaaaaaacggaccgtattgtcttacgctgagtgtgacgccggccttagtgttattaaattttttttatggctTTAATAGAGAAATATCAATgacgccatttttttttacggaATTCACTGATCCTCGTAAATAATTTGGTTGCTGTGTTCTGTTGGTCGTCACCATTACAGGTGCACCAAATATGTCCCCGTTGTTTGCTTATTTGTGGTGTTTTTTAATGCATTCAGAATGACAATTTTTTCATTATGAAGTGTGTTTCATTATCTTTTAGCagttttataggatgaaaaaaatcttattctccctctagaataaAAATACATACCGGTAAATACTTGGCTGTGTACAATGTATGTCTATGTAATATGCCTATGGAGTTAGAGCCTGCACTATAGATCAAGTGCACAGTTTCTCCCCATTACATCACTAAAGCTTGTGGCTTAGTATCAGTTCGCtcgagatactctgataacaccggagcatgctcgctcatcactagaatttggtaatcttgacctcTATTGCAGGACGTGAACCCAGAAGCATTTAATGGTGGACGTTGCCTATGACATTTCGAGTGGATCACATTTTATAAATGCATTTCCGATGAGTTCCTTTTTCAtgtaaacataaaatgagtttttgCTTTGGACACTTACCCCTCTCTGTGAGCTTCTCCTTTCTCTAACTCCTGAATAACACCCAAAAGCACTTTGATTGTTTCCTGACTAGAGCTGATCAGGTTCTCCATGGTGTGAAGCTGTGCTTTTAAGTCTATCACTTCCGTGTGAGGCACAATTTGTTGGCATTCATCACTCAAAGCAACTGCTGTCTGACAAGGCTGATTTTTTTCCACGGGTAAAACATTTATTTGCAGGGCCTGCTCGTTACATTCCGTTGTTTGACACTGTGACTGCGCCGTACACGCTTTTGCATTGATATCTTGGCCTTGTAGGCCATTTACGTGAGCAGTTCTTTTGTCTTCTTCATCTGTCAGCGGGCAAACTGTCCTTTGTGTGTCAGTCAAGTCTTCAGGGTCGGCTAAGTTGGGGTTGAGGGCAGGCGAGTGTATGGTGGCTTCCTCCTTCAGAAGCACTTTAACATGTGCCGGATGATGGGGTAGCGTGTTCCCTAATGGCCTTTTGTCATGTTTTGTGGTTTCATGCACATGGCAGATGGCCTGTTTCGATGTGGAGATTGCTGGGTTTTGAGGAAAGGGGGAATCTTTAGTACAGCTGTGCAAATCAGTGCTTCCACATGCATCTGAACAATTGCTAGAAGTAATGACATCCATATCTTCACTCGAATGTACCACCAGTTCCGCAACAACTTGGTCATTGACCCTGCCGCATCGATTAGACTCCCCTGAGTTTTTGTGTTCTTTTGTATCCTTTACCTCTATTAGGAATCCATTATTTTGACCCTTCAGTTCCACGCCAGAAGCATTTTTTAACAGGTTCCCTTTTTTCCGGTCAAGAGGAAAAGTCTGGTAGCGCTTTTTCAGGTCTGGCGAAGTCTGAACCCCTGTGCTCTTGGTTACGTTGGGTATAGACCGCCGAGCAGGCACTGTCATGTACTTCCGATAAGCTTTGTAAGAAAGTGACTTGGTGTCTTTTCTCTCACTTTGTGGCACCGTTGTAAGCTGTTTATCCCTCTGCTCGTTCTGAGCCTCACAAATATCTTTAAATCTCACTTGAAGGGCTTTATTTCGTTTTTTTATCTGCCGGTTGGGGTCCAATGCATATTTCATGTCTAAGGCTAAAGAAACAGTTGGCTCTGCTTCACTTTCGGAGGATGTCAGCACACATTTGTCCCCCTCCTTGCTCACCATGGTTCCTACAAGAAAACACAGAGAAACCAGTAAGACAGAGATCATTTTATAAATCTGGATGGTTTAGGATACAGCAAAATCGGCCATTGATTAGAGATTGTATGTATTGCGTAGAAGCGAATCGATAAAACATCATAAACCAATGAATGACCATGACATGAGTGATCAGACCAaagaacagacataagttccctgttGTGGCAATTGGTGGGTGTCCCAGTAGTGGATAGGTGATCATTTTTGCAGACCGCATTATCCTTCTAAAAGGAATGTGTCATAAAAAAATTACTTTGCTTGTCAgttatctgtgtttttttttacttttcttttgttGCATAACTGTAAGAAAattcccagtggccagtgtgagatTACagttttttaaaataaagtttctGAGGGGAAAAAAGATTGTTTTGTTTTATGATGGGAAAAAAGATTGTTTTGTTTtagctgtggtttatcacatctctgGGAAGCGGAGTTCAATTCCCtaaccacacccaggcctgattactgctacacttgttctcaatcaagaaattacttaaataggacctgcctgacaacgtgaagtagaccaaaagctgGACATCATGCCGCGATTCAAAGAAATTCTGGTACAAATGGGAAATAAAGTacggtaattgagatctatcagtctggaaaaggttataaagtcatttctcaagctttgggactccagtgaaccacagtgagagccattatccacaaatggtgaaaacatggaacagtagtgAACCTTTCCAGGAGTGGCCGGCTGACCGACCAAATTACCCTCAGACTACAGTGATGActaatccaagaggtcacaaaattgtgttcatgactccaccaagagaaagagactgggcaaaaatggcctgcatagcaGAGTTCCATGACtataaccactgctgagcaataagaacataaagtatgtatagtgtctgtgtatgtacggtatatattatctgtgtgtgtgtatagtggggaaaattaagtatttgatacacttccgATTTTTCAAGTTTTCTCATCTgcactacaaagaatggagaggcctgtaatttttattgtaggtacacttcaactgtgagacaatctaaaaaaaaataaaaaataaaaaatcagaaaatcacattgtctgatttttgcataattaatttgcattttattgcatgaaataagtatttgatacaatagaaaaacagaacttaatatttagtacagaaacctttctttgcaattacagaggacAGATGTTTCCTGAAGTTCTTGAcccagtttgcacacactgcagcagggattttggctcactcctccatacagatctctcaGGTTTCagtgctgtcgctgggcaacatggagattcagctccttccaaagattttctattatgttcagatctggagactggctaggccactccaggaccttgaaattctttttacggagccactccttagttgccctgaaaGTCTTTgggaaggagattgttggccaaaatctcacaatgcataaccccatccatcctcccttcaatactgaGCAATCGttatgtcccctttgcagaaaagcacccccataatgtttcccccatcatgcttcacgattgggatggtgttcttgggcttGTTCTCATCCTTGTTCCTCTAAACACTGCCAATGGAGTTcataccaaaaagttttattttggtctcacctgaccacatgaccttctcccatgac contains:
- the INSYN2A gene encoding inhibitory synaptic factor 2A isoform X1 codes for the protein MVTIGTMVSKEGDKCVLTSSESEAEPTVSLALDMKYALDPNRQIKKRNKALQVRFKDICEAQNEQRDKQLTTVPQSERKDTKSLSYKAYRKYMTVPARRSIPNVTKSTGVQTSPDLKKRYQTFPLDRKKGNLLKNASGVELKGQNNGFLIEVKDTKEHKNSGESNRCGRVNDQVVAELVVHSSEDMDVITSSNCSDACGSTDLHSCTKDSPFPQNPAISTSKQAICHVHETTKHDKRPLGNTLPHHPAHVKVLLKEEATIHSPALNPNLADPEDLTDTQRTVCPLTDEEDKRTAHVNGLQGQDINAKACTAQSQCQTTECNEQALQINVLPVEKNQPCQTAVALSDECQQIVPHTEVIDLKAQLHTMENLISSSQETIKVLLGVIQELEKGEAHREGLSYRTGQDTANCDTCRNSACIIYSVELDFKQQEDKLQPVLKKLHPIEETQVAPLPYPAESYTSTPKQKSKTESKKHGRWKLWFL
- the INSYN2A gene encoding inhibitory synaptic factor 2A isoform X2 gives rise to the protein MVSKEGDKCVLTSSESEAEPTVSLALDMKYALDPNRQIKKRNKALQVRFKDICEAQNEQRDKQLTTVPQSERKDTKSLSYKAYRKYMTVPARRSIPNVTKSTGVQTSPDLKKRYQTFPLDRKKGNLLKNASGVELKGQNNGFLIEVKDTKEHKNSGESNRCGRVNDQVVAELVVHSSEDMDVITSSNCSDACGSTDLHSCTKDSPFPQNPAISTSKQAICHVHETTKHDKRPLGNTLPHHPAHVKVLLKEEATIHSPALNPNLADPEDLTDTQRTVCPLTDEEDKRTAHVNGLQGQDINAKACTAQSQCQTTECNEQALQINVLPVEKNQPCQTAVALSDECQQIVPHTEVIDLKAQLHTMENLISSSQETIKVLLGVIQELEKGEAHREGLSYRTGQDTANCDTCRNSACIIYSVELDFKQQEDKLQPVLKKLHPIEETQVAPLPYPAESYTSTPKQKSKTESKKHGRWKLWFL